DNA sequence from the Treponema sp. OMZ 838 genome:
ATAACCGTAATCAGAATGATGATAATGCCTCGCAACAGTTTAAATAGTTTGTCCGACGGATATACACTCATATTTGTTGAAGTATACCAAAAAAAAGCGATTGACAAAAGCCTCTTTTTATCTATAATGTGTTCATTGCAATGCGTTTTTTGCCCCGGTGGTGGAATTGGTAGACACGCTAGTTTCAGGTACTAGTGCTTTCACGGGCATGGGGGTTCAAGTCCCCCCCAGGGCAGTCCTTTTATCAGATACGGAACGTATACAATAATAGATACCTCCGGATAACCGATGCCCCTTTTCATTCAACCCCGCACCGCATAAGCTTCTTTCACCGATAATACAGTTTTACCGAAATAATTTTTTAGAAAGCGCTATAGCAAAGGAGTTTCCTATGAAAGATAAAAAACGCGGGTTTTTTCATTTGTTCTTTCGCGGTTTGAATCTTATCCGTCTGATTATTATTAATCTCATATTTTTCATTTTGCTTTTTCTATTTATTGCAGGTATTTACAAATACAATGACGGCACGGGGAAACAAAAAAATACCCGCGTTACGGTTTATGCCGACTCCCTTTTATTGATTAATCCGGCAGGACGCCTTACCGAAAAACCGGATGAATTTGTCTGGCGGAATTACCTGCTGTCGGATACAACTTCCGATGCCGTGTTATTATCGGATATTACCGATGCATTACGCCACGCCGCACATGACCGGCGGATAACAGGAGTTTTACTCGATCTTACCGGTCTCTACGGTATTTCCACAGGACATTTTACCGAATTAAAGACGGCATTGCTTGAATACAAGGACTCCAATAAACCGCTCTATGCATTTTCAACAAGTTACGGATTAGGGCGCTATTACATTGCCTCTTTTGCCGACCATATCTACCTTGATCCTATGGGCGAGGTAGACTTATCGGGATTTTACACCGAATCGCTTTTCTACGGCGAAATGGAACATAAACTCGGCGTTCAATGGAATGTTGCCCATGCGGGGGCTTTCAAGTCGATGGCGGAAACTTATTCACGTACCGAAATGTCTACCGGAGTGCGTAACAATAATCTATCCGTACTGAAAGACTTATGGCACACATACTTACAGGATATAGCCGCCAATAGAGCCGCCGACGCAAACCTCTTCGAAACATATACGGTACGATATAACGATGCACTGCGGAAGGTAAACGGAAACAGCGCCCAAGCGGCACTGGATGCAAATCTCATCACCGATATCGGCACGTACGAAGAATGCGGCGTTGAACTGGGTGTATTGGATGAAGAAACATACGACCTTTCTGAACGGGATTTTATCAACTACAATAAATATAATAAGTCTTTTAAAAAGAAAGAAACGGATAATCGGATCGGGGTTATTTATTTAACCGGTTCGATT
Encoded proteins:
- the sppA gene encoding signal peptide peptidase SppA, which produces MKDKKRGFFHLFFRGLNLIRLIIINLIFFILLFLFIAGIYKYNDGTGKQKNTRVTVYADSLLLINPAGRLTEKPDEFVWRNYLLSDTTSDAVLLSDITDALRHAAHDRRITGVLLDLTGLYGISTGHFTELKTALLEYKDSNKPLYAFSTSYGLGRYYIASFADHIYLDPMGEVDLSGFYTESLFYGEMEHKLGVQWNVAHAGAFKSMAETYSRTEMSTGVRNNNLSVLKDLWHTYLQDIAANRAADANLFETYTVRYNDALRKVNGNSAQAALDANLITDIGTYEECGVELGVLDEETYDLSERDFINYNKYNKSFKKKETDNRIGVIYLTGSITGTTGNTADNADSPTLVDLFDEAADDDSIKAVVLRIDSGGGEVNASEDIRRSLERLSKKIGKPVVVSMGDIAASGAYWIASSADYIFCSPYTITGSIGVFAVSPSIQKAVQEYFGIHVDGVSVSGRMPYSIFRNPTDAEKTQSELEVMHTYSIFLDTVAQGRNLPRATVEELAQGKIYSGTQAKELQLADELGGFTDAVNYAATKAGIKETYSLKVLYKEPPVADEILKTLLAENARFYKTADLQVLHELFGLRSKKGFYVYTPIKAPMEE